Proteins encoded by one window of Agelaius phoeniceus isolate bAgePho1 chromosome 3, bAgePho1.hap1, whole genome shotgun sequence:
- the UBXN2A gene encoding UBX domain-containing protein 2A isoform X1, which translates to MKDMDNIKTVKKEWVCKSGTDDQILNGTEQNCDYFVDNLFEEAQKVGAMCVPPTTVKNQVDVIIKLWKNGFTVNDGELRSYTDVANQQFLESIKKGELPFELQKVFDKEEVEVKVEDKKDKVYLSSKKPMFHPFSGHGYRLGSATPKIISKVRDDHPGPDDKRHLPLVPLNDLEPITNVQIWLADGERIIQKFNVSHRISHVRDFITKYQGSEGSVPFTLTTSLPFRELQDETLTLEEAKLQNAVVVQRLRKTTEPFRLLVIKAPDNDYKSAATPNGQLKNEQKNAINSTRSN; encoded by the exons ATGAAAGACATGGATAATATCAAAACTGTAAAGAAAGAATG GGTGTGTAAATCAGGAACTGATGATCAGATTTTGAACGGTACAGAACAAAACTGTGACTACTTTGTAGATAACCTTTTTGAAGAAGCTCAGAAGGTTGGTGCTATGTGTGTGCCCCCAACTACAGTCAAGAACCAG GTTGATGTAATCATTAAACTTTGGAAAAATGGGTTTACGGTAAATGATGGCGAACTTCGGAGCTACACTGATGTTGCAAACCAGCAGTTCTTGGAGTCCATTAAAAAGGG ggaACTGCCTTTTGAGCTGCAAAAAGTTTTTGATAAGGAGGAGGTAGAAGTGAAAGTGGAAGATAAAAAGGATAAGGTGTATTTGTCATCGAAAAAGCCAATGTTTCATCCCTTTTCTGGACATGGTTACAGATTAGGAAG TGCTACTCCAAAGATAATCTCTAAAGTGAGAGACGATCATCCAGGACCTGATGACAAAAGACACCTGCCTTTAGTACCCTTGAATGATTTGGAGCCTATCACCAATGTCCAGATCTGGTTAGCTGATGGGGAAAGGATAATTCAGAAATTCAATGTTTCTCACAG AATCAGCCATGTCAGAGACTTCATAACAAAGTATCAAGGATCTGAGGGAAGTGTTCCCTTCACACTGACCACCTCCCTGCCTTTTCGAGAGCTGCAGGACGAGACACTCACGCTTGAGGAAGCAAAGTTGCAAAACGCCGTTGTTGTTCAGAGACTTCGGAAAACAACTGAACCTTTCAGACTCTTGGTGATAAAAGCACCTGACAACGACTACAAAAGTGCTGCTACACCTAATGGACAACTCAAGAATGAGCAAAAAAATGCTATCAATAGTACACGATCAAATTAG
- the UBXN2A gene encoding UBX domain-containing protein 2A isoform X2: MKDMDNIKTVKKEWVCKSGTDDQILNGTEQNCDYFVDNLFEEAQKVDVIIKLWKNGFTVNDGELRSYTDVANQQFLESIKKGELPFELQKVFDKEEVEVKVEDKKDKVYLSSKKPMFHPFSGHGYRLGSATPKIISKVRDDHPGPDDKRHLPLVPLNDLEPITNVQIWLADGERIIQKFNVSHRISHVRDFITKYQGSEGSVPFTLTTSLPFRELQDETLTLEEAKLQNAVVVQRLRKTTEPFRLLVIKAPDNDYKSAATPNGQLKNEQKNAINSTRSN; encoded by the exons ATGAAAGACATGGATAATATCAAAACTGTAAAGAAAGAATG GGTGTGTAAATCAGGAACTGATGATCAGATTTTGAACGGTACAGAACAAAACTGTGACTACTTTGTAGATAACCTTTTTGAAGAAGCTCAGAAG GTTGATGTAATCATTAAACTTTGGAAAAATGGGTTTACGGTAAATGATGGCGAACTTCGGAGCTACACTGATGTTGCAAACCAGCAGTTCTTGGAGTCCATTAAAAAGGG ggaACTGCCTTTTGAGCTGCAAAAAGTTTTTGATAAGGAGGAGGTAGAAGTGAAAGTGGAAGATAAAAAGGATAAGGTGTATTTGTCATCGAAAAAGCCAATGTTTCATCCCTTTTCTGGACATGGTTACAGATTAGGAAG TGCTACTCCAAAGATAATCTCTAAAGTGAGAGACGATCATCCAGGACCTGATGACAAAAGACACCTGCCTTTAGTACCCTTGAATGATTTGGAGCCTATCACCAATGTCCAGATCTGGTTAGCTGATGGGGAAAGGATAATTCAGAAATTCAATGTTTCTCACAG AATCAGCCATGTCAGAGACTTCATAACAAAGTATCAAGGATCTGAGGGAAGTGTTCCCTTCACACTGACCACCTCCCTGCCTTTTCGAGAGCTGCAGGACGAGACACTCACGCTTGAGGAAGCAAAGTTGCAAAACGCCGTTGTTGTTCAGAGACTTCGGAAAACAACTGAACCTTTCAGACTCTTGGTGATAAAAGCACCTGACAACGACTACAAAAGTGCTGCTACACCTAATGGACAACTCAAGAATGAGCAAAAAAATGCTATCAATAGTACACGATCAAATTAG
- the UBXN2A gene encoding UBX domain-containing protein 2A isoform X3, with protein sequence MVDVIIKLWKNGFTVNDGELRSYTDVANQQFLESIKKGELPFELQKVFDKEEVEVKVEDKKDKVYLSSKKPMFHPFSGHGYRLGSATPKIISKVRDDHPGPDDKRHLPLVPLNDLEPITNVQIWLADGERIIQKFNVSHRISHVRDFITKYQGSEGSVPFTLTTSLPFRELQDETLTLEEAKLQNAVVVQRLRKTTEPFRLLVIKAPDNDYKSAATPNGQLKNEQKNAINSTRSN encoded by the exons ATG GTTGATGTAATCATTAAACTTTGGAAAAATGGGTTTACGGTAAATGATGGCGAACTTCGGAGCTACACTGATGTTGCAAACCAGCAGTTCTTGGAGTCCATTAAAAAGGG ggaACTGCCTTTTGAGCTGCAAAAAGTTTTTGATAAGGAGGAGGTAGAAGTGAAAGTGGAAGATAAAAAGGATAAGGTGTATTTGTCATCGAAAAAGCCAATGTTTCATCCCTTTTCTGGACATGGTTACAGATTAGGAAG TGCTACTCCAAAGATAATCTCTAAAGTGAGAGACGATCATCCAGGACCTGATGACAAAAGACACCTGCCTTTAGTACCCTTGAATGATTTGGAGCCTATCACCAATGTCCAGATCTGGTTAGCTGATGGGGAAAGGATAATTCAGAAATTCAATGTTTCTCACAG AATCAGCCATGTCAGAGACTTCATAACAAAGTATCAAGGATCTGAGGGAAGTGTTCCCTTCACACTGACCACCTCCCTGCCTTTTCGAGAGCTGCAGGACGAGACACTCACGCTTGAGGAAGCAAAGTTGCAAAACGCCGTTGTTGTTCAGAGACTTCGGAAAACAACTGAACCTTTCAGACTCTTGGTGATAAAAGCACCTGACAACGACTACAAAAGTGCTGCTACACCTAATGGACAACTCAAGAATGAGCAAAAAAATGCTATCAATAGTACACGATCAAATTAG